The genomic segment ATAACTCCCAGAACCAGGCGCCGGAAGTATTGAACTAATTCGTCAGGTAAAGGATTTTCCTCAAGCCTGCTCTGCAGGACTGTTTCAGGATCGTGCCCCACTATATCAATTTCAAAGAGGGCCTGTAAAGCAAGAACGCGAGCATCCCTTTTCTTGCTGACCATCTTCTAAGACTTTTTCTTGACTCCTTCTATCCGAATGTTAACTTCTGAAACCTCCATACCGGTAATGTTTTGAATGGCTCTGGCTATTTCGCTCTGAAGTTCAAGCCCTAACTTATACATGTTGACATCAGCATTAGCAATAATGTGAAGGCTAACCCAAACTTTATCATCCTGCACCTTGACCTTCACCCCACCCTCTGGAACGTGAAACTTGAAAAGGCCAGGAAGGGCTACG from the Anaerolineae bacterium genome contains:
- a CDS encoding Asp23/Gls24 family envelope stress response protein, which produces MERAIPGKVIISPKVLKTIVRLTALSHPEVIAVALPGLFKFHVPEGGVKVKVQDDKVWVSLHIIANADVNMYKLGLELQSEIARAIQNITGMEVSEVNIRIEGVKKKS